A part of Desulfomicrobium baculatum DSM 4028 genomic DNA contains:
- a CDS encoding ATP-binding protein — protein sequence MEPTDLYPRFIRPRLVEALADAPVVLIHGPRQCGKTTLARQAGEAADFAYLSFDDDVQRAAAQTDPVGYVADLPARVILDEIQRVPELFTALKAAVDARREPGRFILTGSANVLLIPRLADSLAGRMEILRLHPLAQAELAGKNPEFLPALLQGRFKAGITGQRLGRDLAERVAAGGYPPALKRSSAKRRAVWYRDYAETLVQRDIRDLARISQMGALPRLLTLAAGQTARLLNVSDLAAPFQVTRPTIREYVTLLSRIFLLEELPPWHSNRLSRLIKTPKLHLGDTGLACALLGLDAGTLWNDRAVFGQMLETFVYQELRRQAGWLDDAVSFSHYRDKDKTEVDIVLECGGRIAGVEVKASSTVTGDDFKGLRKLQQAVENRFVAGIVMYDGEAVVPFGSQLYAVPICSLWEATRPS from the coding sequence CATCCGACCCCGCCTGGTGGAAGCGCTCGCCGATGCTCCGGTCGTGCTGATTCATGGCCCCCGTCAGTGCGGCAAGACGACCTTGGCCCGTCAGGCGGGCGAGGCTGCTGACTTCGCCTATCTCAGCTTTGACGACGATGTGCAGCGCGCCGCCGCGCAGACCGATCCAGTGGGCTATGTCGCCGATCTTCCGGCGCGGGTGATCCTGGACGAAATTCAGCGCGTGCCGGAACTGTTCACGGCGCTCAAAGCGGCCGTGGACGCCCGCCGGGAGCCCGGCCGTTTTATCCTGACCGGCTCGGCCAACGTGCTCCTCATTCCCCGCCTGGCGGATTCGCTGGCCGGGAGAATGGAGATACTCAGACTCCATCCGCTGGCCCAGGCGGAACTCGCCGGGAAGAACCCTGAGTTCCTGCCCGCGTTGCTACAAGGACGATTCAAGGCAGGCATCACAGGCCAGCGCCTGGGCCGGGATCTGGCCGAACGTGTGGCGGCCGGAGGCTACCCGCCCGCCTTGAAGCGGTCCTCTGCCAAACGCAGAGCCGTCTGGTACCGCGATTACGCCGAAACTCTGGTCCAGCGGGACATCCGCGATCTAGCCCGCATCAGCCAGATGGGCGCCCTCCCGCGCCTGCTGACCCTGGCGGCCGGACAAACGGCCCGCCTGCTGAACGTGTCCGACCTGGCTGCGCCCTTCCAGGTCACCCGCCCCACCATCCGCGAATATGTGACCTTACTTTCACGGATATTCCTGCTGGAGGAACTACCCCCCTGGCACAGCAACCGTCTTAGCCGGCTCATCAAGACCCCGAAGCTGCACCTCGGAGACACGGGCCTAGCCTGCGCCCTGCTCGGCCTGGACGCAGGCACCCTCTGGAACGATCGCGCCGTGTTCGGCCAGATGCTGGAAACCTTCGTCTATCAGGAACTCAGGCGCCAGGCCGGCTGGCTGGATGACGCGGTCTCCTTCAGCCATTACCGTGACAAGGACAAGACGGAAGTGGATATCGTGCTGGAATGCGGTGGAAGGATCGCGGGGGTCGAGGTGAAGGCGTCATCGACCGTGACCGGCGATGATTTCAAAGGACTACGCAAACTCCAGCAGGCCGTGGAAAATCGGTTTGTCGCCGGTATCGTGATGTACGACGGCGAGGCCGTCGTTCCCTTCGGGAGTCAGCTTTATGCCGTGCCGATATGTAGCTTGTGGGAAGCAACGCGGCCATCGTAG
- a CDS encoding virulence protein, which yields MEQSKIKIYQSSDGQARIDVRLERDTVWLSQAQMAELFGRDQSVISRHIRNALTESEVNEESNMQKMHTANSDRPVAMYDLDVVISVGYRIKSERGCSSGAELRTSCASTLSKATHRLTTT from the coding sequence ATGGAACAGAGCAAAATCAAGATTTATCAATCCTCCGACGGTCAGGCCCGGATTGATGTCCGCTTGGAGAGGGATACCGTATGGCTTTCCCAAGCGCAGATGGCCGAATTATTCGGGCGTGATCAATCGGTTATTTCACGGCATATTCGCAATGCCTTGACCGAGAGCGAGGTAAACGAAGAAAGCAATATGCAAAAAATGCATACTGCAAATTCAGACAGACCTGTCGCAATGTATGATCTGGATGTGGTGATTTCGGTCGGCTACCGCATCAAGTCCGAGCGGGGGTGCAGTTCCGGCGCTGAGCTACGAACGTCCTGCGCCAGCACCTTGTCCAAGGCTACACATCGGCTTACAACAACTTGA
- the nspC gene encoding carboxynorspermidine decarboxylase: protein MDGRTAYRFDPRQVATPSFVIDLGLLRRNLDVLAEVKERTGCKILLALKGFAMWSLFPVLRQVLDGVCASSPHEARLGREEFKREVHAFAAGYSQADIFDLCTTADHIVFNSFGQLEKFRGLIATEAGRLGREIELGVRINPEHSEGAVPIYDPCSPGSRLGIRRKDFRPDLLEGVTGLHWHNLCEQNSDCLERTIAAAEKGFGEFFSRMQYVNFGGGHHITRPDYDVDLLCRLISEFKARHGVQVYLEPGEAVALNTGYLVSTVLDVTQADMPIVILDTSVPAHMPDVLEMPYRPHIVDSGLPGEKSWTCRLGGQSCLAGDVAGEYSFDKPLVPGDRLVFTDMAHYSMVKTNTFNGIQLPSIAIFEPEDDSMRVVRKFGYEDFKNRLS from the coding sequence ATGGATGGACGCACCGCGTACCGGTTTGATCCCAGGCAAGTCGCCACACCGTCCTTCGTGATCGACCTGGGGCTGCTCCGGCGCAACCTGGACGTGCTGGCGGAGGTCAAGGAGCGCACCGGATGCAAGATTCTGCTGGCGCTGAAAGGTTTTGCCATGTGGAGCCTGTTTCCGGTGTTGCGCCAGGTGCTCGACGGGGTCTGCGCCAGTTCGCCGCATGAGGCGAGACTCGGGCGGGAAGAATTCAAGCGCGAGGTGCATGCCTTTGCGGCTGGATATTCCCAGGCCGACATCTTCGACCTGTGCACCACGGCCGACCATATCGTCTTCAATTCCTTCGGTCAGCTGGAGAAATTCCGGGGACTGATCGCAACCGAGGCGGGGCGTCTGGGGCGTGAGATAGAGCTTGGCGTGCGCATCAATCCTGAGCATTCCGAAGGGGCCGTGCCCATCTACGACCCGTGCTCGCCGGGGTCGCGTCTGGGCATCCGGCGCAAGGACTTCCGACCCGACCTGCTGGAAGGGGTGACGGGTCTGCACTGGCACAACCTGTGCGAGCAGAACTCCGATTGCCTGGAGCGCACTATCGCGGCGGCGGAAAAGGGCTTTGGCGAGTTCTTCTCGCGCATGCAGTACGTCAATTTCGGCGGCGGCCATCACATCACCCGCCCCGACTACGACGTGGACCTGTTGTGCCGACTCATTAGCGAGTTCAAGGCCCGTCACGGCGTGCAGGTCTACCTGGAGCCCGGCGAGGCCGTAGCCCTGAACACGGGCTATCTGGTCTCCACCGTCCTCGACGTGACGCAGGCCGACATGCCCATCGTCATCCTCGACACCTCTGTTCCGGCGCACATGCCCGACGTGCTCGAAATGCCGTACCGCCCGCACATAGTGGATTCGGGCCTTCCGGGCGAAAAATCCTGGACCTGCCGCCTGGGCGGCCAGTCCTGCCTGGCCGGAGACGTGGCCGGGGAATACTCCTTCGACAAGCCGCTGGTCCCCGGCGATCGCCTGGTTTTCACGGACATGGCCCACTACTCCATGGTCAAGACCAACACTTTCAACGGCATCCAGCTCCCAAGCATCGCCATCTTCGAACCCGAGGACGACTCCATGCGGGTGGTGCGCAAGTTCGGCTATGAGGACTTCAAGAATCGGTTGTCCTGA
- a CDS encoding saccharopine dehydrogenase family protein produces MSKVLIIGAGGVGHVVAHKCAQVPEVFSEIMLASRTKSKCDAIAASVKERTGRTIQTAALDADNVAETVALIKKFSPKLVLNVALPYQDLALMDACLETGVDYLDTANYEPLDEAKFEYKWQWAYQDRFKEKGLMALLGSGFDPGVTNVYCAYAQKHLFDEIHELDIIDCNAGDHGQPFATNFNPEINIREITQRGRYWERGEWVETDPLSWRMSYDFPEGIGSKDCYLMYHEELESLVQNIRGLKRARFWMTFSQNYLNHLKVLENIGMTSIEPVDYKGQKIVPLQFLKSVLPEPGSLGPLTKGKTCIGCVMKGVKDGKERKAYIYNICSHEEAYREVGSQAISYTTGVPAMIGAMMMLTGKWRGEGVFNMEQLDPDPFMEKLNVHGLPWVVVDL; encoded by the coding sequence ATGTCCAAAGTGCTCATTATCGGCGCCGGCGGCGTCGGCCATGTGGTGGCCCACAAGTGCGCCCAGGTTCCCGAGGTCTTCAGCGAGATCATGCTGGCCAGCCGAACCAAGTCCAAGTGCGACGCCATCGCCGCGTCCGTGAAGGAACGCACCGGTCGTACCATCCAGACGGCCGCCCTGGATGCCGACAACGTGGCCGAGACCGTGGCTCTCATCAAGAAGTTTAGCCCCAAGCTGGTGCTGAACGTGGCCCTGCCCTACCAGGATCTGGCCCTCATGGACGCCTGCCTCGAAACCGGCGTGGACTACCTCGACACGGCCAACTACGAACCCCTCGATGAGGCCAAGTTCGAGTACAAGTGGCAGTGGGCCTATCAGGACCGCTTCAAGGAGAAGGGCCTCATGGCGCTCCTGGGTTCGGGCTTCGATCCCGGCGTGACCAACGTGTATTGCGCCTACGCCCAGAAGCATCTGTTCGATGAAATCCACGAGCTGGACATCATCGACTGTAACGCGGGCGACCACGGCCAGCCCTTCGCCACCAATTTCAATCCCGAGATCAACATCCGCGAGATCACCCAGCGCGGCCGCTACTGGGAGCGGGGCGAGTGGGTCGAGACCGATCCATTGTCCTGGCGCATGAGCTATGACTTCCCCGAGGGCATCGGCTCCAAGGACTGCTACCTCATGTACCACGAGGAGCTCGAATCCCTGGTGCAGAACATCCGGGGCCTGAAGCGCGCCCGCTTCTGGATGACCTTCTCCCAGAACTACCTCAACCACCTGAAGGTGCTGGAAAACATCGGGATGACCTCCATCGAGCCCGTGGATTACAAGGGCCAGAAGATCGTGCCCCTGCAGTTCCTGAAGTCCGTGCTGCCCGAGCCCGGCTCCCTGGGGCCGCTGACCAAGGGCAAGACCTGCATCGGCTGCGTCATGAAGGGCGTCAAGGACGGCAAGGAGCGCAAGGCCTACATCTATAATATCTGCAGTCACGAGGAGGCCTACCGCGAGGTCGGCTCCCAGGCCATTTCCTACACCACGGGCGTACCGGCCATGATCGGGGCCATGATGATGCTGACTGGCAAATGGCGCGGCGAGGGCGTCTTCAACATGGAGCAGCTCGATCCGGATCCGTTCATGGAGAAACTCAATGTCCATGGTCTGCCCTGGGTAGTGGTTGATCTGTGA
- the speA gene encoding biosynthetic arginine decarboxylase has protein sequence MRSRNLEKWTVERSVELYGVDNWGGGYFKITPDGKLGITPFPGKGVCVPIPSIISGLQERGLGLPVLLRIENLLDAQISLLHDSFASAIKALQYSGEFRGVYPVKVNQQQQVLEEISKVGDRYNHGYEVGSKAELIAALSFLKNPKACLVCNGYKDRDYIDLALYACKMGFLCFLVLEMPSELPLILDRAKALGIKPRIGVRIKVSTQAGGHWAESAGDLSIFGLSTAEVVDVLDLLRGQSMLDCVQLLHFHLGSQIPNIRDIRTAVHEATRMYAELAKEGCAMGFLDLGGGLAVDYDGSHTNYASSRNYSLEEYCTDIVESVMATVDEHDLPHPHIITESGRATVAYYSVLLFNVLDVSRLENRTVPQTLDEEDPEAIHNLLEVYNSLSLKNLQECYNDAIYYRDQMRQLFRLGQCSLRQRAMSDTIFWAVIRNIAEKLPEMKNPPSALKDVDLALASIYYCNMSVFQSLPDAWAIGHLFPIMPVHRLDECPEEQAILADITCDSDGKLDSFIDIHGVKRVLELHSVKPCEPYYLGAFLVGAYQETLGDLHNLFGDTNVVSVRINEDGTYDFIRELEGDSVADVLSYVEFEPKQVLENFRKVAEQGVRTGKISPQERFMIMRAYERGMRGYTYLNVGRDCDNPDACATGLTSGL, from the coding sequence ATGCGATCTCGGAATCTCGAAAAATGGACCGTGGAACGTTCTGTGGAACTCTACGGCGTGGACAATTGGGGCGGGGGATATTTTAAGATCACCCCCGATGGCAAGCTCGGCATCACGCCCTTTCCGGGCAAGGGTGTCTGCGTGCCCATTCCTTCCATTATAAGCGGCCTGCAGGAACGCGGCCTGGGGCTGCCGGTGCTGCTTCGGATCGAGAATCTGCTCGATGCGCAAATTTCTCTGCTCCATGATTCTTTTGCGTCGGCCATCAAGGCTCTGCAATACAGTGGCGAATTTCGCGGCGTGTATCCCGTCAAAGTCAATCAGCAGCAGCAGGTTCTGGAAGAGATCTCCAAAGTCGGCGACCGTTACAACCACGGTTACGAGGTCGGCAGCAAGGCCGAACTGATCGCGGCCCTGTCGTTCCTGAAGAATCCCAAGGCCTGTCTGGTCTGCAACGGCTACAAGGATCGGGACTATATCGATCTGGCCCTCTACGCCTGCAAGATGGGTTTTTTGTGTTTTCTGGTCCTTGAAATGCCGAGCGAACTGCCGCTGATTCTGGACCGGGCCAAGGCGCTGGGCATCAAGCCGCGCATCGGCGTGCGTATCAAGGTCTCCACTCAGGCGGGCGGGCATTGGGCCGAATCGGCCGGGGACCTGTCCATTTTCGGCCTGTCCACGGCCGAGGTGGTGGACGTGCTCGACCTGCTGCGCGGCCAGTCCATGCTCGATTGCGTGCAGCTCCTGCATTTCCATCTTGGTTCGCAGATACCCAACATCCGCGACATCCGCACCGCCGTGCACGAAGCTACGCGCATGTACGCGGAGCTGGCCAAGGAAGGCTGCGCCATGGGCTTTCTGGATCTGGGCGGCGGTCTGGCCGTGGACTACGACGGCTCCCATACCAATTACGCCAGCAGCCGCAACTATTCCCTGGAGGAATACTGCACGGATATCGTCGAGTCGGTCATGGCCACGGTGGACGAGCACGATCTGCCCCACCCGCACATCATCACCGAATCCGGCCGGGCCACGGTGGCCTATTATTCGGTGCTGCTTTTCAATGTCCTCGATGTCAGCCGCCTGGAAAACCGCACCGTACCGCAGACCCTGGACGAGGAAGACCCCGAGGCCATCCACAACCTGCTGGAAGTGTACAATTCGCTCTCGCTTAAAAATCTGCAGGAATGCTACAACGACGCCATCTATTACCGCGACCAGATGCGTCAGCTCTTCCGCCTGGGCCAGTGCAGCCTGCGTCAGCGCGCCATGAGCGACACCATCTTTTGGGCCGTGATCCGCAATATCGCCGAGAAGTTGCCCGAGATGAAGAACCCGCCCTCGGCTCTGAAGGACGTGGATTTGGCCCTGGCCAGCATCTACTATTGCAACATGAGCGTGTTCCAGTCCCTGCCCGACGCCTGGGCCATCGGCCATCTCTTTCCGATCATGCCCGTGCACCGCTTGGACGAATGCCCCGAAGAACAGGCCATCCTGGCCGACATCACCTGCGACAGCGACGGCAAGCTGGACAGCTTCATCGACATCCACGGCGTCAAGCGCGTGCTGGAGCTGCACTCGGTCAAGCCCTGCGAGCCGTACTACCTGGGCGCGTTTCTGGTCGGGGCCTACCAGGAGACACTGGGCGACCTGCACAACCTTTTCGGCGACACCAACGTGGTCAGCGTGCGCATCAACGAGGATGGCACCTATGATTTCATCCGCGAACTGGAAGGCGACAGCGTGGCCGACGTGCTGTCCTACGTCGAATTCGAGCCCAAGCAGGTCCTGGAGAATTTCCGCAAGGTGGCGGAACAGGGCGTACGTACAGGCAAGATCAGCCCCCAGGAGCGCTTCATGATCATGCGCGCCTATGAGCGGGGCATGCGCGGATACACCTATCTGAATGTGGGCCGGGACTGCGATAATCCCGATGCCTGCGCGACCGGATTGACGAGCGGATTGTAA
- a CDS encoding manganese efflux pump MntP yields the protein MPFVEILAVAVALAMDAFAVAIASGAALRIVTNRQTFRLAWHFGLFQAAMPIIGWFGGFLVRDYFLRFGHWIAFALLLYIGGHMLWEGLHHDEDDVCQDPTLGSRLIMLSVATSIDALAVGFTLAMLGLSIWFPAAIIGVVALLFTAAGMHLGKFLGCQTRLGYYAEVLGGLVLMGIGGKILWQGL from the coding sequence ATGCCTTTTGTTGAAATTCTGGCCGTGGCTGTCGCCCTGGCCATGGACGCCTTTGCCGTGGCCATCGCCTCCGGCGCGGCGCTGAGGATCGTGACCAACCGGCAGACCTTCCGCCTGGCCTGGCATTTCGGCCTTTTCCAGGCCGCGATGCCGATCATCGGCTGGTTCGGGGGCTTCCTCGTGCGCGACTATTTCCTGCGTTTCGGCCACTGGATCGCTTTCGCCCTGCTCCTCTATATCGGAGGACACATGCTCTGGGAAGGGCTGCACCATGACGAGGATGATGTCTGCCAGGACCCGACCCTAGGCTCAAGACTGATCATGCTCTCCGTGGCCACCAGCATCGATGCCCTGGCCGTGGGCTTCACCCTGGCCATGCTGGGACTGTCGATCTGGTTCCCGGCCGCGATCATCGGAGTGGTTGCCCTGCTCTTCACGGCCGCAGGCATGCATCTGGGCAAATTCCTGGGCTGCCAGACCCGCCTCGGATACTACGCCGAAGTGCTCGGAGGGCTTGTGCTCATGGGCATCGGCGGCAAGATATTGTGGCAGGGTTTGTAA
- a CDS encoding aldehyde ferredoxin oxidoreductase family protein: protein MHAWTGRIIDIDLTAGLVHGRELSRDLALAFLGGRGLNSKVLFDRIAPGLDPLSPDNVYCIAPGPLSGTILGMTSRMEVSTLSPYSGILGDGNAGERFATIMKRARADQIIITGRAPRPCYLLVTPETAELHDATGLWGKGAWETTDLLLAKHGQKASVACIGQAGENLVRLASTIVDKYASAARGSGAVLGSKNLKAIVVVGNHAVSLADPATFKELAGLDREFFAKDEFQQNVASRYGSHHGMSDWRPGFRNYAKYLEPGEVPPELRPEAWKKYEIGRTGCGNCSVRCKNVYEIPDGPRKGEHGEALEYESIFCMGTNCGVCDPVAIMEMSNLGDIYGLDVIPLGNTMALAKDLFARGILTREQTGGLDLSWENIEDQVELVHLTALREGFGNILAEGMLSMAKILGPKAMQYCYHVKGLSRGPYPAGLFALAHATSTRGADHLRGRSWAYGENDPELYPKLQASGALHADMDDPVQAIILSERVCTLADSVGRCKGAVNSWANALPLAWKYPLFEGLARLLNAATGEVFTEASLVEAADRIYTLEKAFNARQGITSAHDSIPLNPDHHSPEEMERERARHRDLLGRYYTLQGQDTQTGVPTEKRMHELGLAREGARLHDEGPYPEWTGPTLWPLAAYPHGGKRA, encoded by the coding sequence ATGCACGCCTGGACCGGACGCATCATCGACATCGACCTGACGGCAGGCTTGGTCCATGGCCGGGAATTGTCCCGCGATCTGGCGCTGGCCTTTCTGGGCGGACGCGGCCTCAACTCGAAAGTCCTTTTCGACCGCATCGCGCCGGGGCTTGATCCTTTAAGTCCGGACAATGTCTACTGCATCGCCCCCGGCCCCCTGTCCGGCACGATACTGGGCATGACCAGCCGCATGGAGGTTTCGACCCTCTCCCCCTACTCGGGCATCCTCGGCGACGGCAACGCCGGGGAACGCTTTGCGACAATCATGAAACGGGCCCGCGCCGACCAGATCATCATCACCGGCCGCGCCCCCAGACCATGCTATCTGCTGGTCACTCCGGAAACGGCTGAACTGCATGACGCAACCGGCCTGTGGGGCAAGGGCGCATGGGAAACGACCGATCTGCTCCTGGCCAAACACGGCCAAAAAGCGTCCGTGGCCTGCATCGGCCAGGCGGGCGAAAATCTGGTCCGCTTAGCCTCGACCATTGTCGACAAATACGCCTCGGCCGCACGCGGCAGCGGCGCAGTGCTGGGATCCAAGAACCTGAAAGCCATCGTGGTCGTCGGCAACCATGCCGTGAGCCTGGCCGACCCCGCCACATTCAAGGAATTGGCCGGACTGGACCGGGAATTCTTCGCCAAGGACGAATTTCAACAGAATGTGGCCAGCAGGTACGGCTCCCACCACGGAATGAGCGACTGGCGGCCCGGCTTTCGCAATTACGCAAAATACCTGGAACCGGGCGAGGTGCCTCCCGAACTGCGGCCCGAGGCCTGGAAAAAATACGAGATCGGCCGCACGGGCTGCGGAAACTGCTCCGTACGCTGCAAGAACGTGTACGAAATCCCGGATGGCCCGCGCAAGGGCGAGCACGGCGAGGCGCTTGAATACGAGTCCATCTTCTGCATGGGCACCAACTGCGGAGTCTGTGATCCCGTGGCCATCATGGAGATGAGCAACCTTGGCGACATCTACGGTCTCGACGTCATCCCGCTGGGGAACACCATGGCCCTGGCCAAGGACCTCTTCGCGCGCGGCATCCTGACCCGTGAACAGACCGGCGGCCTCGACCTGTCGTGGGAAAATATCGAGGATCAGGTCGAACTGGTCCACCTGACGGCCCTGCGCGAGGGTTTCGGCAATATCCTGGCCGAGGGCATGCTCTCCATGGCCAAAATTCTCGGACCCAAGGCCATGCAGTATTGCTACCACGTCAAGGGCTTAAGTCGCGGGCCTTACCCGGCCGGACTCTTCGCCCTGGCCCACGCGACCTCGACGCGCGGGGCGGACCATCTGCGCGGCCGCAGCTGGGCCTACGGCGAGAACGATCCGGAACTGTACCCGAAGCTTCAGGCCTCCGGCGCCTTGCACGCTGATATGGACGACCCGGTGCAAGCCATAATCCTCTCGGAGCGGGTCTGCACTCTGGCCGACTCGGTGGGACGCTGCAAGGGGGCGGTCAATTCATGGGCCAACGCCCTGCCCCTGGCCTGGAAATATCCCCTTTTCGAAGGCCTGGCCCGGCTGCTGAACGCGGCCACAGGGGAAGTCTTCACCGAAGCGAGCCTTGTCGAAGCGGCGGACCGCATCTACACGCTGGAAAAAGCCTTCAACGCCCGCCAGGGCATCACCAGCGCCCACGACTCCATTCCCCTGAACCCGGACCACCACAGCCCGGAAGAAATGGAAAGGGAGCGGGCCAGGCACCGGGATCTTCTTGGCCGCTACTACACCCTGCAAGGACAGGACACGCAAACCGGCGTTCCGACAGAGAAACGCATGCACGAGCTGGGGCTGGCCCGGGAAGGGGCACGCCTGCACGACGAGGGGCCCTACCCCGAATGGACCGGGCCGACGCTTTGGCCCCTTGCGGCCTATCCACACGGAGGCAAGCGGGCCTGA